From the genome of Vigna angularis cultivar LongXiaoDou No.4 chromosome 11, ASM1680809v1, whole genome shotgun sequence, one region includes:
- the LOC108333623 gene encoding uncharacterized protein LOC108333623, protein MESSLADMLMKVGVFILVQALVYLILSNSSNIFSKNIKRSHSFRPARSVSIRRMLALISDFPPEGEPSPSPKAPQSPSLQS, encoded by the coding sequence ATGGAGAGCAGCTTAGCAGACATGCTCATGAAGGTTGGTGTCTTCATTCTTGTTCAAGCTTTGGTGTACCTTATTCTTTCCAATTCATCGAACATCTTCTCCAAGAACATCAAGAGATCCCACAGCTTCAGGCCTGCTCGATCTGTCAGCATTCGTCGCATGCTGGCTTTGATCTCTGATTTTCCACCAGAAGGGGAGCCTTCTCCTTCTCCAAAGGCTCCTCAATCACCCTCTCTTCAGAGTTAA